The Bacillus sp. NEB1478 genome contains the following window.
TTAATCTCGGTCCGAGCTTCCTTATAAAGCCAATCTAATCGCGCCGCACTATCTTTTTTCTCATTAAGAGCTTGTGAGAACACATTGTGAATGTATGGATCTTGATTACGCAAACATTCTTTATGATATTCCTGATACCCCTTAGCTTCAGCTTGATATGCCTTTACTAAACCATCTTTATATCCCCGAAAAATCACTTTATCGATTTGGTAATCCGGCTGCCTTCCTGTAAGTGTGATATAAAGATCCGTAAATTGCCTCAGATGAACTTTTTTACCTTCTAAAGCATAAAGAATGTGATTCTTATGCTTTTGATTAGGTGCAGCATTTACTAATCGGCTATAAAGGTCAATTGAAGAAGCCTCTCGTTTGATTCCCGCAAGTAAGGGTTCCACTTGTGAATGGTCATAACTCCAGTTAGAATTATACACTTTGTTCATTCCCTTCAAAGGCGTATAAAATTATCATATGCCTAAGACTCGAGAATGCAGGTTGTTTGAAAATGTTCTATGAAGATTTATTCCTTAATTTTCAGTCCTAATAATTTTGAAAATCCGATTGCTTGGTTGGATGAGACTTCACATCCTCTTAAGCTTTCAGGAGACACATTGATCTGCTC
Protein-coding sequences here:
- a CDS encoding cupin domain-containing protein, which encodes MNKVYNSNWSYDHSQVEPLLAGIKREASSIDLYSRLVNAAPNQKHKNHILYALEGKKVHLRQFTDLYITLTGRQPDYQIDKVIFRGYKDGLVKAYQAEAKGYQEYHKECLRNQDPYIHNVFSQALNEKKDSAARLDWLYKEARTEIKDYGRQPFVIDINEAAKQNNTYRTALWTGEHLQVTLMSIDVGDDIGLEVHPTTDQFLRIEEGHGIVQMGDSQNHLNFVAEAFDDYAIMIPAGKWHNVTNIGDKPLKLYAIYAPPEHPFGTVHRTKAEAMAAERSI